From one Triticum urartu cultivar G1812 chromosome 3, Tu2.1, whole genome shotgun sequence genomic stretch:
- the LOC125549076 gene encoding putative E3 ubiquitin-protein ligase SINA-like 6 yields MELSKVSMDLTVLHCPLCLRPLTPPVYECKGGHLACADCRVECPGNQWQCQKCERGGGFDVQNTAVDSILSSVRVECPHKGCGLYVTYHKLADHQSVCPLAPCKCPVPVCGYEGPPPALYHHISTAHPMPVHRIQYGKVLQLQVPLSEPRLLLFAEEDRRAFFLVGGVLDIGAPITVSVVCIRAGASPLPHYVANLWANGPPGEPKGTIDTVKVEMEVTSSKDPDDVDVQELTFLTVPPKLLAGAKLVSLHIQIDKLTS; encoded by the exons ATGGAACTCTCTAAggtctcgatggacctcaccgtgctccactgccccttgtgcctccgccccttgactcctccagtgtatgag tgcaagggagggcacctggcctGCGCGGACTGCCGCGTCGAGTGCCCTGGGAACCAGTGGCAGTGCCAGAAGTGCGAGCGCGGCGGTGGCTTCGACGTGCAGAATACAGCGGTGGACTCCATCCTTTCGtcggtgagggtggagtgcccgcacaaaggctgtgggctctacgtcacttaccacaagcttgccgatcaccagagcgtgtgtccgctcgcgccctgcaaatgccccgtgcctgtctgcggctacgaaggcccgccgccggcgctctaccaccacatcagcaccgcgCATCCCATGCCCGTGCACAGGATCCAGTACGGCAAGGTGCTCCAGCTGCAAGTGCCACTGTCGGAGCCACGACTCTTGCTGTTCGCGGAGGAGGACCGTCGCGCGTTTTTCTTGGTCGGCGGCGTGCTCGACATCGGCGCGCCTATCACCGTGTCAGTCGTCTGCATCAGAGCGGGGGCGTCCCCACTGCCACACTACGTGGCCAATCTGTGGGCGAACGGCCCGccgggggagcccaaaggcaCGATCGACAccgtcaaggtggaaatggaggtgacaagcagcaAGGATCCCGACGACGTCGACGTGCAGGAGCTGACCTTCTTGACAGTTCCGCCCAAGCTGCTGGCCGGGGCTAAGCTtgtgtccctccacattcagattgacaagctcacgtcctaa